Below is a window of Flavobacterium cyclinae DNA.
TAATAACAGATGTTATTGAAAATATAGGTTTAGCTTTTAAACATTTGAATACCGAAATACAATAAAACAACCTGAAGTATCACAATAGTGTAGAAACTCAAAATAAAAGAAAACTTATTGGTTTTGTGTTTGAAAAAATTCATTCCTAATAAACCTCCAATAGTTCCACCAATTCCAGCCAATAAAAGCAAATGGAATTCTGAAATGCGTTTTTTATTGTTTTTAGCTTGCCATTTATCGTAGCCAAATACTAAAAATGTTATAATATTAATAACAATACAAAAGTACATTAAGGCTTCATTCATTTTAATATATTTTTATAAAATTAAAAAATTGAATTAACGAATCAATTAAATACTTTGTAAACTTTG
It encodes the following:
- a CDS encoding DUF1294 domain-containing protein, whose amino-acid sequence is MNEALMYFCIVINIITFLVFGYDKWQAKNNKKRISEFHLLLLAGIGGTIGGLLGMNFFKHKTNKFSFILSFYTIVILQVVLLYFGIQMFKS